The sequence CGTCCACGTCAACAAAATTCGTCGGCCACGTCACCACCGATCAAAGTGTTAGTCAACGCGGGTgcaaattgcgattaaattgaaaggtcatgtattctggggctaattttgaaggtcatgtgcaatatgcaaatctcaAAATAGTTCGTGCATTTTCCGGGTATTAACCCTTAATAAAATGAGTGGTGATTTTTATATAGTGGAGAAAATGTCTCACCATTGTATGAAATGATTGATTAAGATTGAATTAAGGGtggattttttttgtaaataagagcatctccaatgcatggtgtcttagggggtgtcttagatggtggtccccacctaagacacgcccatctccaatgcattggtgcTTAGAGGGTGTCTTAAAtctccatttccacaaaattcatatttctacacttttatttttaaattctcaatttcattaaaaataaaattaaacattacaataattaaaataaaattaaaaacataattaaaatagaatttttcaaatttttcaaatttaaaaaatagaatttcgattttttttttaattgggcgcgTCCTCCGGACGCGCCACACATTTCTCGCCTTCGACCTGTGTTTTGGCTAAGACACCGCCTCGCATCAGGGCGGGTCTCCAATGCAGCCTCACTCCCTAAGCCTCGGATCGATCCTCCACTCGCACCGGCGAGTGGAGATGCTCTAAGgggtatttataaaaataaaagatgttGGTCCAtattccaaaaagaaaaatatcatatttttggCGAATatgaaaaatgacaaaaatatcaCTTTTCATAGACGAAGGGGATATCTTTTATAAAAAGATGTGTAATAATGagacaatttaaaataataagtaagataataataatagaacgaaaagaatactccctccgtccctgaaatggcttcctctttggggacggcacgggttttaataaaaagttgtaaagtgtattgatagtggagaaaaagtgatataattattattggaagttgtgaaaagtgttataattagtattgggagtggtgaaaagtgaaaagtaagaataaataaattattattagtggtggggtaggtttccaaaaatggaaagaaagaaagaggaagttatttgggggacgtcccaaaatggaaaaagaggaagttattttagggacggagggagtattagatatAATGTGCAATATTAGATATaatgacgatgaagcgcagtctgttggtaagacgcttcccctccaaccaataggtcgggggttcgagtcaccctaggagctagagtgtgagtgggttttttcctttctttggttgtaacaaatttaaaaaaaaaaaaaaaaaaaaaaaaaaaagacggtTGTGAGCAGTCGCGTTTGAAACGCACTTTCTTACCTACATTAGATCGCCTTGCAGCTCTCTCTTCATCCTCATGTACGGGCGTATCAACGTAGCTCttcataaaattatttatgCATAAAACAtatattagtaaactaaatacttttcttttcaaaaaagaGTGAAAGAGTTAGCAGATCGATCAAGGTGTAGCATATATGAAAAGAATTCCATACCAAAGGTGTAACATTATTTTCTGAGTAACACATTGCACAATCATAAATTGAAATATTATATGTTTTCACCCTTATTAGATACATACATCCTTgcattttatttgaaataattaatgttttatgtcccgaactttcagcgttttccataaaatgttctGAACTTTTATTTTCCCTAAAAATTCCcgaattttagttttttttccataaaatgtcccgataTATAAAATTCGGTGACGAAAAGATGATTTATCTTGCCGAATGAAATACTTTGGGGACCGTTATTGTTGGAAAATCATATTAGAAACCAACATTGTTGGAAAACGTTGAAAGTTCggaattttttgtcatttttttgtctttgaattttgtatagcgggacattttatggaaaaaaattgaaagttcggggtttattaggagaaaatgaaagttcggaatattttatggaaaatgctgaaagttcaagacataaaacactattaacccaaaTAATTACTCCCTCACGTCGCTAAAAATTGTGACTCAATGAAATTGCacatattttaagaaaaaatatgatAGTTGTGTTTGAATGGAGATTGAATCCAACACCTTTTTATAAATAGTAAGAGAGAACATTTATGGggtcattttcaaataaagaaatgtaacaatTTGCAGAGACATTCCAATATGATAATAAagtcacaattttcagggacgCGGAGTATCATTTTGGGGCGCTGGCTGAAGCGGTTAGGTAATATTGTGAAAgattatgaatttgaattttattaacattttctaaaattaaatttagcCAATAAAATATTCAACCGTAATAgttacatgtggaaaaaaaagatggaaaatCAAAAAAATCGCATATGTAAATTGTTTGTTCATCATAAAATCTTTCGACACATGTCAAGTATTAATATCTCATTACTTGTCTGATATATATGTAGAATGATTATATAACAAAATTTCTTCTCATTATGGTCTCCACTGGGGACACCAAGCGATGCGAATTCTTGTCTACGAATAATGAAATTTAGAGTTCAAAACCCATCGCTTCCCCTCCCtcaaatccaaaaaaaaaaatctctttatTACATACATGAGATGGTGTttgattgagcttataagctctttaaaacaatttataatttgtttagctcttttaaaatattgggtaaaataagctcttaaatagcttataagctttaaAAATAagttctcaaaaaaataaattattctactTCAACTTCTTTTCCATAGtcttatatgcaacaatcattttataaacgttattcaattataatttattatttttagttcacctcttttcgattttctctctctaacaaatattttttctctttaaaaGAAATTCTTCCTAGCTTCTAAGTTCAATTATTCAAccactttaacaacttatatattttttaaaaattatatctttttaaaacatcttataagctataaactcttaaaataaGTTTCTAAAATATGTTTAGCGAAATATCCTATTAATCTAACATTACATGTGTATTACGCTGGATGATGCATTTTATGATGCATGGAAACTCTGCCCTTTTCAATTGGACCTGATTTTATCGCATTTTATTTGGCCTTagtcaaaaaaatataatttctatTAATTATATACGAAACGAAACTACcatcaattattttttgtggCAGAAGAATAAATTCTCATGATGCGAAACTTGACATTTTGTTCACTCACTGGCCCACGTGGTCCAACCATCTACGAtaaagtgattttttttcgttctctttttattcttatatatactatatagtaaGAGCTACGATAAAAATACTTTTAGAATATAAATACGAATCAGTTAAAATGCATGAATTCTATAAGATTCAAATATatgaattgtaaaaaataaaattttcactacctataaaattcaaattcatgaccatgaatttatccagtAACTTtgatgaataagtcaataatttttatgaataaatttttttatatgggTTTGAATCTTGGAGGGGGCGAGATTTACACCATATTAAATGGATACAAATGTTCATCTGTTTTATTAGTTTATTCGAAgaaattattgatttattcattatttttaattcgCAACACATTTTACATATATTAAACTTCACTCGAATAGGCATTACGAGTTGTGACAATCACTATGGGAACACGGATTTTGGTAATATCTTATCCTCAAATTATAAGAACTATTTAAtgttttattaataaataataaaatttaattttagtcGATACTGGTATTCGCGTCATCTTTTCGATTGTCGGAAAAATTGAAGAAGTCTCAATtgtaaaatttagaaaaattcgatatatatttaaaaatgtttAAAAGTGAGATCGAAATTACAAAATGAgtataaattcattatttaatttgtAATGTTTCCTTTTCGAATAATTGATTATAATAGTTTGTGAGAAGAGAACAAttgtttcaaattttaattttaaaactttATGTTGAAACTTATGCATGATCTTCTCTATTTGACTTTTAATTTCACTAAACTTTacgatatataatatattatctttttatcataattatataatatgctattaaattttttatataaaataaataaaaatacttaatttttatattatccctcatttgtagtgtaaatgaggaatgagtaagggtcaagtaggaaatgtggaaaaagaaatggaggatttaaagggttaaattttgtttattctttatttttccatgataaatttacaacaaagagaacgcacccttagtaTATTTGACTCACACGATCTACTTTAATAGGCTTTAATCCAACTTTTAGTTAATTCCAAACTTTGTTACACAATGAGAAAATTCGTTTGGAATCAAATAATCGAAACAGGATTCGAGATTAATATAAGCAAAGAAATTGTTTTTTCAATAATATAAGCAAAGAAATTGTTAGAAGAAAGAAATGGTGTGTAATGAGGGCTGATAGCCCCGAACGCTCTGTATGATTTCCAATCTTTCATTGTgagtctttttttctttttaattagcaTTGACTAAATCTTAAAATATCTTATTACTAGAAAAAGAGGCAAGTCAAATCAAGAATTTAGCTTCTTAGTTATTTTTTGATAATACTTCAAGATAAGATAAGATCAGATTGAAGTATAGATAATACACATAAAAGTAGGTAGTGAAAGCTTTTTTTGTTGAAATTATGGATATCTGGCCGGCCCCTTGCTCTCATATGTATATAATTTAGATTTAGATACAAcaattttaaatagataaataaggACACTTTTAGAAATTTGCTCAGTTTCACTTATGTAAATTCCAAACAGCATTTTTAAACGGATTATTTAGAATAGCTACATGGATAACTTTTCTAAAGAACCACATGTTCTTTTCCTTTTCAAAGTCTGAAACGTATAAtgctatttaaataaatctcgaaaaaaaaaatggaaatctAAAATATTTGCATGCAGATGTATATTCTCAAGTTTATATTAAAATACCTCATATTAAGGAAGTCGAGCATCTCCAATGCTATATATATGATGTAATAATGTTTGCatcatatataataattatatgatGAAAATGGGGAGCTTATGAGCTTGAATTCAATGTTTATCTATTTGTGGCTTATCTGTTACAAAAGCATAGTCATGTCACTTTCTACTAAATGATCATTAATTTCTCAATATAAAAGTTAGGTAATTCTTCGTTATTTTTCGTTACACGTATCATCAACTTGTTCACCATTTTTGAGAGAGAAGAATAGTGTTAAAGAAATGTTGAAAATTTCTCAATCTACTCGATGTCAAAttgtcgtcttcttcttctgtgCATTCTTTGAATTATTGGTTACCATCTAAATCAATCGCCTACGATTGGTCACTCTCTTCCATGATATTTTGTCATTTATGTTATGATTTTGTATTTACTTGGTCATATATTCAAAAATTTacccttttcataatatcaaaattCAAACCCTTGTCACACAGATGGACTCAATTATTGAGCGCCATTTGTTAATCAAATGAATTTACCAATTACGATGAAAATCTAGACGAGCAGCCGGCAAGGATAGAGTAAAAATTGGAATAGAAAATTAAGTATTTGGTTTTTCAACAATGGAAGAATCTAACTGCTAAAATGATTGAGGGATACACATTAGACtcaacaaacaaacaaactccCCCCTTCCCTCTCTCAATTCTTTTCCAACAATAGAATGAAGATGTGTAAGCGTAAGCTTATATTTCATAAATAGAAACAAATCAAGTTAAATGAAacaacttttaaaaaaatacaggCCAAATCAAATGAGACGAAAGAAATATGTTAGGACCTCTTAAACGTGAAATGCCACTTCGGTCAATTTGAAATAGCATGCTACATATTCCCATATTATGAATTTATGGaaagataaatatataaaattaaatggaGAAAGATAATAAAATTGAGCAGGATATGTAAGTTAATATGATTACATTTCATATCTCCAAAATGTCTCTTGTAAAtaatcaaaaaaaataataataaaaaaaataatcagcAAGATTTAGGGCATGCTAAAGAATCATAAGAAAACAACGATTCCATAGCACTTAACTAATAGATGCATTCATATACTACAAAATTATCATGAGAATCCATGAGTAGTTCCAGTGAGAAACTCACAGACTATGGTTGATTCTTCTTATCATTTCGTCCCCGCTTTCTGAAATCCCGTCTCTCTGCTGAATATTGCTTCTTGATCAGCAAATTGCGCATTGCTGTTTTCACTGCTTCAGCAGCTGTTGAGAATGCTTCTTCCCCTATTGTCAATTTTCCTTGCAACGCTAGAAGCAGAGGCTCTCCTCCAGGTATCTCTTTATCTTCTAAAACTGAAGTCTCAGGCACAACGGATTCTGAATGGTCAGCACCAAACCCAGAAACGACTCTCACACGAGCTAAGAGAGCAGAATCGGTAGCACTTAAGCTGGATGCGCCCATGACCATCCACAACAATGGGACTGAAGAGGCAGCTGAGATACTTGTTGGAATGAATGTCTCTCCTGCAACAGAAACCACCTGCAGCACACATTGAGAAGGGTAAAAATATACACGAAGATAATTGGATAGCATTGTGAGCTTCTTTGAATGGTACAGCACTCAAAACTTTGTTCAAATTTTGTATCTTCAAAAGTCATGCAACTCAAACTAGCTAGATCTCGCCTATTAATTCAACCAATGTACCACTAATGATCAATCCAGTTGTGTTTACTTTCATATCATTTAATATGTTTCAGCTGATGTATTAGAATACTCACTTTGGCAATGGAGAGAGTCCCAGCAGAAAAATTGCATCTTAATAGCATTACCCCTTGCAAGCTTAAGACATTATAGAAGGATCAATATTGGATCTTTAGTAAAATTTTCCAGTAGAAACCTATAGAGGGAGTTGAGTTAAGAACAAGTGTAAGCTAAGGCATACCTCTGAATAGAAGCAGCAACTAGCGAGCCATCAGATGTTTCGCAAAGATCGGTTACAGCGGGCAACACCTCCTCTTCTTTCTTTTGATTAGAATTTAAAAGTCCTGCCTTCAGGAATGTAGAGGATTAAAACTAAACGAGACTAAATATTATTTAGGAAAGAGTAAAAGAATGGCAGAAGAGAAACACTCCTCTAAAGAAGGTCTAAAGATAATAATAAGGGGATAATTTTCCATCAGAAGTAAAGAGCAGGGGAAGTTTAAGCAGCCATCTTACCTTAGCACTAACCTCACATGTATCAAGCAGAGAACCAGAGGCAAAATTCCACAGTCGAACCTTTAAAATAACAACAACTAGGTTAGCCAGGAAAAGTGAGAGGTCAGTAATCATCAATATGAAATTTAACTTCAGAATTTCTATAACTCACTGTGGAATCACCACTTCCAGAGACTAAAAGGCCTCGTGCATAATCCTGATTACTGACAAATGCAAGGCAGGAAACAAACCTGGCAACGATCACATAGGAGGAAGGTTTTAATATCAGTAGCCAATATCAGTATAGCACTTACATCATCTGACTGAAAAATGAAGAAACAAACATCTAAAAGTCGCTCTAGAAAAGGTAACTGAGGCTTCATTATATGCTCTCGTGATAGTTTTAGAGCATGTTGATCAGATTGAATGAAAACCCAACAAATACGCAACATGAGAACGTGGTAAGCTTGTTATCATGACCTCTAGTTTATGATAATCAATCATATCAGATAACTTTGCCACCAAACAAAACCATGATCTTCACATCCTAGCAAACAGGGATATGAAAAGCACTTACTCAGTATGACCAAGGCAAAAACATTGTATCTCATGAGGACCTTTTAAGCGCTCTTTGGAAAAGAAAGTGACCTGCGACCACATACAGTAAGGTAATAATTCCAAAGACATAAAGGAACATAGCCCAACCAATTGAATCAATAATAAGTAGCAAACCATTCTTACACGAATTTTGAAGTCACGATCAGCACTAATAATATATTGCCCATCTGGTGAAAACTCCTGCACAGTGATGGTACTAAATGTAATCTCCCTTGTAGACAGCATAAATACAATTTCTAAAGGCCCAAAATTAGATAAGGGGTTCCAGCGTTTAGgtacatttaatttaacaagaAAACATGAGAGAAGGAATATTGTGTCAGGCAATACCATATTTACTGACGTGTTACAATAAGAACAGTTGGAAATCGCTTAAACCATCACATGATGAAACCTAGCATGAGAACAAAAAGATAAAGGGTAGGCATAGCTCAGATACAAAACAGCATACCAGTCGAGTAATAATGCTACAATAATGTGAAAGGATTGGAACTGCTTTCTTATCAACCGGAGCTAGATTTTCTTCATCATAATCTCCTATATCCACGACATAAACGACACCAAACTTATCCGCAAAAGCCACAAATTTGTCATCACCACTTACTGCAAGAGAGGTCACTCTCTTCTCCGAAACCCTGCCCCCATCACCACAACAAGAATTCTAACAACATTCAGCAAACTACTATTTCTTGCAGAATGAACAGACAAACTTTTTGAATACAATAAAAGTGCTTACACTGAATAAACACAACGCCAAGAATCAGTATCCCAAACTTTCACCAGCTTATCATCTCCACCCGACACAAAAAGCTTCCCGCTTTTACTGTACCGGACGGCGCGAATAGAATCTCTGTGCCCCCCAACTTCATCCAATAATTGAGCTGCAGAACCATGTCTgcaataaaaattacataattaacaTGCATTAACATAGCTGTCAATCTAGACTGAGACAAATTAACACAGAAATAAAGCTTGTTCCTTTTCTTACTGGAAATCGAAAACCCGGAGATCCGACCCGACGGAGACAGATACGAATTTCTGATTGGGGTGGACCGCAACTAGAGCCGGAGCTACCTCCGCTTCGAGCTTCTGCTCGGTTTCATCGATGTCGTGCTCCTCCATTTTCTTCGATTTCGGTTGAGAGAGTACCTGGGGGTTTCTCTAGGGTTTCGGATTTGGGCGCCGAGAAATCCAGTTCAAAACCGCCCCTTTTTGGGTTGTGCTTGTTGGACTTGAGGTAATTGGGCCGTGATTTGGTTTAGTGAGAATGGCcaccattttactctttatatgcctcttatttaatataataattaaaattaattaaaattttactaatttatcctATACTATTTTATAgccttcaaattaaattaatttagcaTCTCTTCTACTTTTTATTGAGCATTCGTTCCACTTTGTTCTCTGTTTCGAGCGCTAGCCGTTGCGCCGGCCTCGGCGACGTTCCGAGTCCTCTTAACGATGAACATCACGTCATCGAAAGAGGGGAGCCTGGCGTGGGGAAGAGCCGCCGGGGAAGATGGGAGATTTctgtcattttttttcttatgtaCATGTGAAATTCATTGATTTTAAAACATGAATTAGAGCATCTATAGTGGGACCACAATGAGTAAGGAGGCCACAGTGGGATGATTtgatctttttaattttgatttttgtatttttcatttaaatttaattgcacaaatttaaataacacaaattacttcaaatttaaattgcattaattttaaaatcgtaaaaattacataaaaaaattacataaatcttaaaaatttaaaaacatatccTAAAATAATTATTCCGGCCCTAGAGGCCCGAAACATGCCAAACGTGCTCGATCAAATCATATTGGAGCTGAGCTTGTATATGCCTATCTCGGAGACTTGCATCTCTTTGCACGTATTTCTCAAAACAAAGCATTGTTcgagcactctccgtcgagtcactgctagatGTCTTATGTCCTGCATCGTCATCTCTTCAACGGGTAGCTTCTTGACCTTCGTTCTTCACAATCATATTGTGGAGAATGAAGCAACACATCACGATGTCCTTGAGATGCTCGACGTACAAACTCTACGCCGaacttcgaatgattccccatcgagcttgaagcactccaaaggcacgttcgacatcattccgtgccgattcttgcatcttcttgaaccttgtCTCCTTTGGATTGGTcgccatcggtggactcttgacgaagcaatgccactccggatatatgccaTCGCACAAGTAGTCGTAGTGCCGGTTGGCCTCAAAGATCATTGGGGCCGACGTTCTTTCCAAGACGTTGGAGAACAGAGGCGACTGGTTGAAAaagttgatgtcgttgttcgaaccggCGACACGGAAGAAAGCATGCCAAATCTacaaatcgtgggatgcaacggcctccaagatcaagATGGGCTCCCCTTGATCACCACGTGTATATGCGTCATCccacgcctttgggcaattcttccacacccaatgcatacaatcaagactcccgagcatccTGGAAAATCTGTGTTGCGCCTCGTGCATCTAAAGAAGGCGTTGGACGTTCGCCGCAGTAGGACGTCGAAGATACTCAGCACCGTATGCCCGGATGACAGCTCTGCAGAATTTCTTTAGGCATAGACGCCCCGTCGTGTCAGTGaccttgagatactcgtcgaAAGTATCCGCACTAACTCCAGTGGCTAATTAGCAGATAGCCACCGTGCATTTCTCAAAAGGTGTGAGAGAGTCCCGGCCCACAGCATCATGGCTCATCCGGAAGTAACCATCTTCACCTTGCACAGATCGGTGGTGAATAACACGTTCCGGCTCCGGTTGGGAGAACATTTGAGCAATCAATTGCTTCTGCTTATTAATCTCATCGACGATTTCTTGCGCAACTCCGTCGAACGAAGACGACGAAGTATCATCGAACCATTCGGCCATTTTTGGAGGAAGAGCAAAAATTGTAGTAGAAAAAGAGAGAATGATTGAAGGAGAAAATATTTTGGATGTGTGAATGAATTTGAGAACGGCTACAAGagatgctcacaagtcagttatggtctttcaaacttcagacaagataatgctcaaaacTCAGTTATGACATTTTAAGTTTAAGACAATATTCAAATTCCACACGAGAGGGTGCTCAAAAGTCAGAGATGGCATGTCAAGCTCCAaacgagattattctcataacttaattatagtttcacaaactctagacaaaatgatactcacaagtaagttataatcttcaagctccatacaagatgatactcaaaattcagatgtggtatttcaaactctaAAGAGTATGATTTTCAAAATGTTGTCGTTCAAATGTTATATGCggtctttagagcttcatatgattatctggtcttattaggtccatatgtgatgatactcagatgacatatgtttaattaaattattttttatccgtcaaattttaagaatttgaacaaacttaatactctctccgtccctcaaacatctttcttagagaggatgacacgagttttaataaaagttagttatgtatttgataagtggagaatggctcccacaaaaagtgaaattgtaagagtgatagttagtgaaagtagagaacgagtcccacaaaaagtgaaattgtaagaataataattagtgaaattgtttccaaaaataggttaggaagatgttttgggacgaaccaaaatagaaagaaaacaaaaatatttgagggacggagagagtaaatattatcgatgTACGATTAATAGCAGATGCAACACATCAATtgtacatcatatcatacttcaaatttacatatttttttcttttaaaatattcaatcccacatcaactttttataaacttcatcaaatgaatatttatataaaaatgtatttctattatcacaacctacatttaattggcgaaagtgattaagattaatattatttcaaatattgtactattaatttaatttgatcatatcaaattaattaaagaaataatttatatataaactatttcatatgctatagtaataaaaataacataaaataattataaatgatgacataaaataattcccgtcgaattttGACGGGTTAGACGCTAggaagttaaaaaaattacacatttcatggcttttgaaaaaaaatcatttcgCCCAAAATTTCCTGTtaacattttttattataaaataaacaaaaatacatAACTTGAAAATCTAAATAttagaattaataaaaaaaaggaaaattaaaaaagCTTGCAATACggattttagttttttttttagtatgattactgaaaaatataaataatttaatatattaaaactttaaattatcataagttacttattttaatttttgggtCCACCCAAAAAACCTTTATCATTTTTGGTCAACTATCCTTTTATCCCAttcacaacacctttttcaatttttttagtcttcgtgccgaaccccaactgaGAAtttatttcatggacggagggagtagtttataAGAAAAAGAGACAGTATAAATTATTTCacaatatatttgtaaattaaagGATTTTTTCACTAAAAGAAATATTAACATGACATGTCAAATTATTATAGTAATAGACCTACAGTATAtgtcaaattaaaataaaaacgtaTATTATTtgtaagaaattaaaaaaaaaaacgcacaaaattttcaagaaaattaTATAGATATGTTGATAAATGTCTGTATCCGTCAACCAGTGACGGAGCCAGAAATTTTGTTCAGGAGGGTTGAACTTTTACgggtaaatttttttttaggcATTCTAtatattttaggcattttttaaaatcaaaatacaagcataatagtaataataaagaacaacattttcatagattatataatttcaatacattacaagttttttttggggcattccacacattttaggcatttttttattaaaaaacaagcataataataataataataataataataataataataataataataataataataataataataacgaacaacattttcatggattatataatttcaatacattacaaaaaaaatttggggcaTTTCTGTacattttatgtatttttttattaaaagacaagcataatagtaataataaagaacaacattttcatagattctataatttcaaaacattagaaactagtttcaatacattacaaatttttttggggcattcGTACATTTTAGCTATTTTTTATTAAACGACAagcacaataataataataatgaacaacACTTTCATAAATTATACCATAATTTTACATAACACAATTAACCTTAAATTAAAtctatatgagagaatataacaagcaaatcaTTTTGTGTAAAACAAGACTCTTTTATAattaggaatatatata comes from Salvia miltiorrhiza cultivar Shanhuang (shh) chromosome 3, IMPLAD_Smil_shh, whole genome shotgun sequence and encodes:
- the LOC131016271 gene encoding uncharacterized protein LOC131016271 — protein: MEEHDIDETEQKLEAEVAPALVAVHPNQKFVSVSVGSDLRVFDFQHGSAAQLLDEVGGHRDSIRAVRYSKSGKLFVSGGDDKLVKVWDTDSWRCVYSVVSEKRVTSLAVSGDDKFVAFADKFGVVYVVDIGDYDEENLAPVDKKAVPILSHYCSIITRLEFSPDGQYIISADRDFKIRVTFFSKERLKGPHEIQCFCLGHTEFVSCLAFVSNQDYARGLLVSGSGDSTVRLWNFASGSLLDTCEVSAKAGLLNSNQKKEEEVLPAVTDLCETSDGSLVAASIQSLQGVMLLRCNFSAGTLSIAKVVSVAGETFIPTSISAASSVPLLWMVMGASSLSATDSALLARVRVVSGFGADHSESVVPETSVLEDKEIPGGEPLLLALQGKLTIGEEAFSTAAEAVKTAMRNLLIKKQYSAERRDFRKRGRNDKKNQP